ATGGGGGTGGGCCTGGCCGAGCGCTGCGGAGATCTCCGCAGCGGAGCGCGGTTCCTTCTGTTCGGCGAGGTGACGGCGGATGAGCTCGACGAGGGTGGGCTCGGCCGCCTTGGCGGTGCCTGCCGTCTTGGCCGCCGCCTTCCTTCCCGCCCGCTTCGCCGGCGCGGCGGTGGACTTCTGCGCCTTCTGCTTCCCGCCGGCCGCGGCGCCGGCCTTCTTCCGCCGCGGAGAGGGCACCACGGCAGCCGCGGAGTCGGAAGCGGACTCGGCCTGCGTCGCGGTGATGCCGAGTGCCTGCTGCATGCTCACCAGCACGCCGTGGTCGCGCTGCAGAGAGGCGAGCTGTTCCTGAAGGGAGGCGATCTCCGCGCTGACGCGTTCCTGCTCCTTGACGTTCGCGTCGAGGTCGCCGGTCACCTGGGTGATGTACTGCGATGCCAGTTCGGTGGCGGGGGTTGTTGTCTCGGACATGGCGCTGACCTTTCCTCGGCGTGGGAGGCGTGCTGCGGATGGGGCCCGTCGGGAGACGGGGCCTCGGCGACCCGGTGGGACGCCGCCTGTGCCGCAATATGCCTCGGTGTAGTGATGGTACGGACCGATGGAGCCAGTTGTTCCGGCTTGGGCCGACTCCCGTGACAACTCCGCCCGGCCGAGCCGCCCACGCGCCTGCTCAAGGTGCGCCGTCGGGGGAGCGAACTGCAGGCGAGCACCGGCCTGTCGCCACCTCACCGACAGGATCGGAGCCAGGACGGAGTCCCGCTCCACCGAAACCGCCATCACCCTGCGGGAAGTGAAGCAACTCACCTATGAACTCGGCCGCTGACGCCCAGCGAGCGGATCCGCGAGGAGGATGCTCAGTGGAGCCAGACTCGTTGCCCTCGATGTCCTGCATCAGGACCGAAGGTGACTTGGAACTGCTTGATCGACGACATAGGCGCACCATGGCAAGGGGGCCCCGCAGCTGTGTCCCGTGTCGTGCGGTCAAAAGCGGCCGGCTGTTCAGGTTCGGGGTGAGACGCCCAGGAACCGGTGGAGGGAAGTCACCATGCTGGTGACGAAAGCGTCGCGGGTCGGGTCGTCGACATGGTCCAGGGACAGGTAGGGGTTGAGGTCTTCCAGTTCGACCAGGAGGAGGTCGCCCTCCTGGGTACGGCATGCGTCCACGCGCTGGATTCCGTGATCGAGGGTGTTCCAGTCGATGAAGCGGCGGGCGAAGCCGAGGTCGGCTTCCGTGGGCCGGTAGGGCTCAAGGACCCAACGCCGGTCGGGGTCAGGGGCGTACAGGGCGTACTGGAAGGCGTCGTCGACGTAGTAGAACGACACCTCGTAGAGGAAGTCGACGCGGGGCTGGACCAGGATGTCGCCATGGGCGAGGCCGTCCAGCTGGTCCCGGGAGACGAACGTGAGACCGATGGAGTCCGCGCCTGCTTTGGGCTTGACCGCGTACTGGTCGCTCGCGGGCAGCAAGCGGAAATCCTGGGGCCGGTCGACGGTGGGGATGACCGGGTATCCGGCTGCCGTCAGGTCCAGCAGATACTGCTTGCCGGCCATGTCGGCCCGGCCGGACAGCGGGTTGTAGACCCGGGTGCCGCGCACTGCGGCCTGGTTCCGGAAGGCGTCGTACTCCTCCTGATAGTGGAGCACGGGGCCGCTGTTGCGGACCACGACCGCGTCGAAGGCGTCCATGAGAGCGGCGGCGTCCAGCGGGTGGCACAAGGCGATGTCGAAGTCGTTCCGCAGCCGCGACGACAGGAGGATGTCCTCGTCGCAGTAGCGCCGCCCCCGGGCCTGGTAGGCGAGATCGGTCACGAACAACACGCTGGGGCGGCCGGGCACGGGGGCATCTCCTGGGTCGGTGACCACCAATCTACCCACCCCGCCGGACACCAGGTTGTGCCGAGCCCGCCCGGACTGTCGTGTGCGTCGACTCGACCACGGTGCGGAGCACCGGCACGCAACGCGGGCCCCGAGGCTGCCTGGAGTGCCGGGCCCCGAGGTCGCCTAGAGTGCCGGTGGGGTAGCTGGCTCGGCATCGAGGCGCGCGAGACTGTCGTTCACCCACCTGCGGTCGTCTTCGTGCAGAGCGCCGTCCTGGCTGAGTGCTTCGAGGACCGTTGAGCCCTTCTCAGCGTCCAGAGCTGCCAGCGTGCCCGCGGCCCAGACCCTGTCGTAGCCGACGAGGGTGGTGTCGAGGGCCAGGGCTCCCAGGAGTTCGACCGCGCCGGAGCCCAGCACGCGGACATAGGCGTGGGCCGCGCGGACGCGGTGAGCGGGGTCGAGTCGGGGATCACGGGCGAGCGTTTCGAGCGGGTCGGCAGCGTCGGGACCGGTTGTTTCGAGCAGGACCGTCGCGGCCTGGAGGCGGTGCGTCTGAATCAAGGGCGGGGGCAAGGGCGAGGAGCCGCAGCAAGCCGATGCCGCCGGACTCGTCGTGTGCGCGTAGTTTCTCGGCCGCCCACGTGCGGGTCTTTCCGGGGAGGTGGGTGTCCCGGCCGAGGTGATCCAGCAGTGCGGTTCCACGAGTTCTGTCAGCGGCCAGGAGTTTCTCCGCGGCCCAGACGCGGGCCTGCGGATCGAGGGAGCGGTCGGCACCCAGTGCTTCCAGCAGCGCGGACAACGGTCGTCAGTGCGGTCGACGAGTGCTTGTGCCGCGTAGGTGCGCGCGCCGCTCTGGAGCGCTGAGTCGCTCGCGAGCTTGTGGAGCAGGTCGGTGCCTTGGGGGCCGACGAGGCTGATGAGCGCTTCGGCCGATGTGACGCGACGGGACGGGGGCGCGGCAGGGTCGTCGGCCACTGACCGGAACCGCTGGGTGGCGATGGCGACCGCATGCCCGGGAAGCGAGGTGCTGAGCAAGGCGAGATCCGCGATGAGGGCGCAGCCGTCCATACTGGAGCGGGAGGCCAGCCGGGCAAGGATCGAGGCGATGGCTCCGGAGTCTGCCGCCGGTGCGACCTCCAGGAGGAACCCGGCGTAGGAAACGTCGACTTGGCGCGGAACCCGGTAGCGAGTGGCCCATCCCGGCAGAAGTCCCCGCCGTGGACGCAAGAGGTTCCGCAGGGAACGCGAGGCCGCTTCGGGCGTGCGCGTGGCACAGTGCTGGACGCCCGTGGCCAGACGGGTGCGCAGCAGACTGGACTTGCCTCCGCCGGGCCCGGCCAGCACAACGCACATCTGGCAGTCCATCAGCACCCGGTCCGCGGGCAGCAG
This is a stretch of genomic DNA from Streptomyces hawaiiensis. It encodes these proteins:
- a CDS encoding HEAT repeat domain-containing protein; translated protein: MYLRQWVDARRDQAEGPSRLLPADRVLMDCQMCVVLAGPGGGKSSLLRTRLATGVQHCATRTPEAASRSLRNLLRPRRGLLPGWATRYRVPRQVDVSYAGFLLEVAPAADSGAIASILARLASRSSMDGCALIADLALLSTSLPGHAVAIATQRFRSVADDPAAPPSRRVTSAEALISLVGPQGTDLLHKLASDSALQSGARTYAAQALVDRTDDRCPRCWKHWVPTAPSIRRPASGPRRNSWPLTELVEPHCWITSAGTPTSPERPARGRPRNYAHTTSPAASACCGSSPLPPPLIQTHRLQAATVLLETTGPDAADPLETLARDPRLDPAHRVRAAHAYVRVLGSGAVELLGALALDTTLVGYDRVWAAGTLAALDAEKGSTVLEALSQDGALHEDDRRWVNDSLARLDAEPATPPAL